In Mucilaginibacter boryungensis, a single window of DNA contains:
- a CDS encoding carboxy terminal-processing peptidase, with the protein MFKKLYIVLILGAALACKAAPHKVVRVPGSNDIQPDEQQSVVCKTVTQLISGYNYKKVPLNDSISTLIFNKYVKSLDENHNYLLASDIADFQKYKTVLDDDLKEGNLNDAFYIFNVYQKRYNERVKYSLAQVDKNFDFNKNETFTYDRDKLPWAASQADMDALWTQRVKYDLLNMKLASPDMAANRTKLKKRYEDLLSNSNKLNNQDVFQIFMDAFTETIDPHTNYFNPANAANFNIDMSRSLEGIGATLLTVNDYVTIKTIVPGGPADKSKQIDIDDRIIGVAQGKDGEFSDVIGWRIENAIALIRGSKGTIVRLKILPKGKSATDKPKIVELVREKIILKDQSAQKEIKTYNSNGKQVKIGIISVPAFYVDFNAYKAGDPNYKSTTRDVRLILDTLKKANVDGVVIDLRQNGGGSLMEAIELTGLFIKTGPVVQVRDTRDKVEVDEDEDPAIAWNGPLAVLVDRFSASASEIFSGAIQDYGRGLIIGTQTYGKGTVQNAIDLDKVISPDVKNLLSSLIRKGSGTPAKVATGSQSNFGQLNLTIAKFYRISGSSTQHKGVMPDVTFPSVIPMDKYGEDTEPSALPFDMINKSNYTKVGDFSSILPKLNKQHEERMATNPNYKYLLEDIADYKKRDEEKSTTLNEAALKKEREADDQKTFERTNLKRIALGLPPLKKGETAKQADKAMPSAKNKTDLDFLKTEAGQILTDYITFDNKYTRVMHP; encoded by the coding sequence ATGTTTAAGAAATTATATATAGTACTGATACTTGGCGCAGCATTGGCATGTAAAGCGGCGCCGCACAAAGTTGTCAGAGTACCCGGATCAAACGATATACAGCCGGATGAGCAGCAGAGCGTAGTTTGTAAAACGGTAACCCAATTAATATCGGGCTATAATTACAAGAAGGTACCGCTGAACGATTCTATCTCTACACTGATCTTTAATAAATACGTTAAATCGCTGGATGAGAACCATAACTATTTGCTGGCATCGGACATTGCCGATTTTCAAAAGTACAAAACCGTGCTGGATGACGACCTGAAAGAAGGTAACCTGAACGACGCCTTCTATATTTTTAACGTTTACCAAAAGCGTTATAACGAGCGTGTAAAATACTCGCTGGCGCAGGTTGATAAAAACTTTGATTTTAATAAAAATGAAACATTTACTTATGATCGGGATAAATTGCCCTGGGCTGCATCGCAAGCCGATATGGATGCTTTATGGACCCAGCGCGTAAAATACGACTTGTTGAACATGAAGCTGGCCAGCCCTGATATGGCAGCTAACCGCACCAAATTGAAAAAACGGTATGAAGACCTGTTAAGCAATTCGAACAAGCTGAATAATCAGGATGTGTTCCAGATTTTTATGGATGCTTTCACCGAAACTATCGACCCGCATACCAACTATTTTAACCCGGCCAACGCAGCCAATTTTAATATCGATATGTCGCGCTCGCTGGAAGGTATTGGTGCTACACTATTAACCGTTAACGATTATGTAACGATTAAAACCATAGTTCCGGGTGGCCCTGCCGATAAAAGCAAGCAGATTGATATTGACGACCGTATAATTGGGGTAGCCCAGGGTAAAGACGGCGAGTTTAGCGATGTTATTGGCTGGCGGATTGAGAATGCCATTGCTTTAATACGTGGCAGCAAAGGCACCATTGTACGCCTGAAGATTTTACCAAAGGGTAAATCGGCAACGGATAAACCTAAGATCGTTGAACTGGTGCGCGAGAAGATCATCCTTAAAGACCAATCGGCACAAAAAGAGATAAAAACCTACAACAGCAATGGTAAGCAGGTTAAAATTGGTATTATATCCGTACCGGCATTTTATGTAGATTTTAACGCCTATAAAGCCGGCGACCCTAACTATAAAAGCACCACCCGCGATGTGCGCCTGATTTTGGACACCCTGAAAAAGGCCAATGTTGACGGTGTAGTGATAGATTTGCGCCAGAATGGTGGCGGATCGTTAATGGAAGCCATTGAATTAACAGGCCTGTTCATTAAAACGGGCCCGGTTGTGCAAGTGCGCGATACACGCGATAAGGTAGAAGTAGATGAAGACGAGGACCCGGCTATAGCCTGGAACGGCCCATTAGCTGTACTGGTTGACCGCTTTAGTGCTTCAGCATCAGAAATATTCTCGGGCGCGATACAGGATTACGGTCGGGGATTGATCATCGGCACACAAACCTATGGCAAGGGTACCGTACAAAATGCTATCGACCTGGATAAGGTGATCAGTCCCGATGTTAAAAACCTATTGTCCAGTTTGATCAGAAAAGGGTCGGGCACACCGGCGAAGGTTGCAACTGGCAGCCAAAGCAATTTTGGTCAATTGAACCTCACTATCGCTAAGTTTTACCGCATTAGCGGCAGCTCAACCCAGCACAAAGGCGTAATGCCCGATGTAACGTTCCCTTCGGTTATCCCAATGGATAAGTATGGTGAGGATACCGAACCATCAGCCTTGCCTTTTGATATGATCAACAAAAGTAATTATACTAAAGTTGGCGATTTTTCAAGCATACTGCCTAAACTGAATAAACAGCACGAGGAACGTATGGCTACAAACCCTAACTATAAGTACCTGCTGGAAGACATTGCGGATTACAAAAAGCGCGATGAGGAAAAAAGCACCACTTTGAACGAAGCTGCTTTGAAAAAAGAGCGCGAAGCCGACGACCAAAAAACGTTTGAACGCACTAATTTAAAACGCATAGCTTTAGGATTACCGCCGCTTAAAAAAGGCGAAACTGCCAAGCAAGCCGACAAAGCCATGCCAAGCGCCAAAAACAAAACTGATCTTGACTTTCTGAAAACAGAGGCCGGCCAAATACTGACCGACTATATTACCTTTGATAATAAATACACACGCGTAATGCACCCGTAA
- a CDS encoding DNA/RNA non-specific endonuclease produces MKKVLLICVAAVMVLAIGCKKGNDGFIRYTDTAKFVIPKAYAITENFEQGSKGAYAAGDVQLSTGSWNFDDALIGNLSTDLRNGTWSVRLRNGKITMNFDVSGVSKLIIKHGKYGADPAAGWTLYISRDKGATYTQMGAEFNEASTTLVTDSFNVATNGPVRFQIRRTSGATTSRTNFDDITFKGIGDAGVVVGTPDTPPVDTTGTSKAATGRAIVVGPDAPPATGDNSNLLFGNPSGAVTALTSSDNYLIDAGYYVESYSASRGEPNWVSWHLDASNTTNATSRLDNFAAWSGLPATFFAVQSNSYSGSGFDRGHNCPSADRTSSVAANSATFLMTNMIPQAPQNNQQTWANLENYLRQLTVQGNEVYIIMGSYGAGGVGSLNTTVYNSIKNEGKITVPAYVWKVAVVIPVGNGDISRVSATTRVIAVNTPNINSINSDWTKYIVTVRDIEHATGYNLLSALPQSVQDIIENARDSGI; encoded by the coding sequence ATGAAAAAAGTATTACTCATTTGTGTTGCGGCTGTTATGGTGCTTGCTATTGGTTGTAAAAAAGGCAACGATGGCTTTATCAGGTATACCGATACTGCTAAATTTGTTATCCCTAAGGCGTATGCCATAACCGAAAATTTTGAGCAAGGCTCAAAAGGCGCTTATGCTGCCGGCGATGTACAGCTAAGCACCGGATCGTGGAACTTTGACGACGCCCTGATAGGCAACCTGTCTACCGACTTACGAAACGGCACATGGAGCGTTAGGCTGCGTAACGGTAAGATCACCATGAACTTTGACGTTTCAGGTGTTTCTAAGCTGATCATTAAACACGGCAAATACGGCGCTGACCCGGCTGCCGGCTGGACACTTTATATCTCACGTGATAAAGGGGCAACCTATACACAAATGGGAGCGGAATTTAATGAGGCGAGTACTACACTTGTAACCGACTCATTCAACGTAGCTACTAACGGCCCGGTACGTTTCCAGATACGCCGCACTTCAGGTGCGACTACTTCGCGCACCAATTTTGATGATATTACTTTTAAAGGCATAGGTGATGCCGGTGTTGTAGTCGGTACTCCAGATACGCCACCGGTTGATACTACCGGTACATCAAAAGCTGCTACCGGCAGGGCAATTGTTGTTGGTCCCGATGCACCACCAGCAACTGGTGATAATAGCAACCTGCTGTTTGGCAATCCCTCGGGGGCGGTAACAGCTTTAACATCCAGCGATAATTATTTGATAGATGCAGGTTATTACGTAGAATCGTATAGTGCAAGCCGCGGAGAACCCAACTGGGTAAGCTGGCACTTAGATGCAAGTAATACCACTAACGCAACAAGCCGTTTAGATAATTTTGCGGCATGGAGCGGCTTACCTGCTACTTTCTTCGCAGTACAAAGCAATAGCTATTCCGGTTCGGGATTTGACCGCGGACACAATTGCCCGTCGGCCGATAGGACAAGTTCGGTAGCTGCCAACAGCGCAACCTTTCTGATGACCAACATGATACCGCAAGCGCCGCAAAATAACCAGCAAACCTGGGCAAACCTGGAAAATTACCTGCGCCAGTTAACCGTACAGGGTAACGAGGTTTATATTATTATGGGTAGCTACGGTGCCGGCGGTGTTGGTTCATTAAACACAACCGTTTATAACAGCATAAAAAACGAGGGGAAAATAACCGTACCCGCGTATGTTTGGAAAGTAGCGGTAGTTATACCGGTTGGTAACGGCGATATTTCACGTGTTAGCGCTACTACACGGGTAATTGCAGTCAACACACCAAACATCAACAGCATTAATTCCGACTGGACCAAATATATTGTTACCGTGCGCGATATTGAACACGCTACGGGTTACAACCTGCTATCGGCTTTGCCGCAGTCTGTACAGGATATTATTGAGAATGCAAGGGATTCGGGGATCTAA
- the rpmF gene encoding 50S ribosomal protein L32 gives MPHPKRKFSKSRTAKRRTHYKAEAPSLTTCATTGAVHLPHRAYTVDGNVYYNGKLLIEKAAVA, from the coding sequence ATGCCACATCCAAAAAGGAAATTTTCGAAATCGAGGACCGCTAAACGCCGTACACACTACAAAGCTGAAGCGCCTTCATTAACAACTTGTGCAACTACTGGCGCGGTACATTTACCTCACAGAGCTTATACTGTTGACGGAAACGTATACTACAACGGTAAATTACTTATCGAGAAAGCTGCCGTAGCCTAA
- a CDS encoding ligase-associated DNA damage response exonuclease: MKKPLLEFTDRGIYCDKGKFYIDPWKPVDDAVITHAHADHAYWGHKRYLAHHLSREVLYYRLGEINLQTIEYGETITKNGVEVTLFPAGHVIGSAQVRVVSQGEAWVVSGDYKVEDDGVCTPFESVPCHHFISECTFGMPVYKWKPQLQVFNEVNSWWRHNVEHNLATVIVGYSLGKAQRILQNLDLTIGKVYTHGVIENTCEALRRNGVVLHPTERIIPESNKEEVRKGIIIAPPSSVGTPWMRKFQPYSFGYCSGWMAIRGAKRRRAADRGFVLSDHADWDGLISAIDATGCEKVYLTHGYTASFSRYLNTIGFDAHEVHTLYGAEEEELIEQAGDITA, encoded by the coding sequence ATGAAAAAACCACTGCTTGAATTTACCGACCGGGGGATTTACTGTGACAAGGGGAAATTCTATATCGACCCGTGGAAACCGGTGGATGATGCAGTGATCACCCATGCCCATGCCGACCATGCGTACTGGGGGCATAAGCGCTACCTGGCGCACCATCTATCGCGCGAGGTGTTGTACTACCGCTTGGGCGAAATTAACTTGCAGACCATTGAATATGGCGAAACTATAACAAAGAACGGGGTGGAGGTCACTTTATTCCCAGCGGGGCATGTAATAGGTTCGGCACAGGTTAGGGTGGTTAGTCAGGGAGAGGCTTGGGTAGTATCCGGTGATTATAAAGTAGAAGATGATGGGGTTTGTACTCCTTTCGAGTCTGTGCCCTGCCATCATTTTATATCCGAATGTACTTTTGGCATGCCGGTTTATAAATGGAAACCACAGCTCCAGGTGTTTAATGAAGTAAACAGCTGGTGGCGGCACAATGTTGAACATAACCTGGCGACAGTGATTGTGGGATATTCATTGGGCAAGGCGCAGCGCATATTGCAAAACCTTGATCTGACCATAGGCAAAGTATACACCCACGGCGTAATAGAAAACACTTGCGAGGCATTACGCCGCAACGGGGTTGTGCTGCACCCTACCGAGCGCATTATACCCGAATCGAATAAAGAAGAAGTTCGTAAAGGTATTATCATAGCACCGCCATCATCGGTTGGCACGCCATGGATGCGGAAGTTTCAGCCCTACAGTTTTGGTTATTGCTCGGGTTGGATGGCTATACGCGGCGCTAAACGCCGCCGCGCTGCCGACCGGGGTTTCGTCCTCTCCGACCATGCGGACTGGGATGGCCTCATCAGTGCTATAGATGCCACTGGCTGCGAGAAAGTTTACCTCACCCACGGCTATACCGCCAGCTTTTCGCGCTACCTTAACACTATAGGTTTCGACGCTCACGAGGTGCACACCCTGTATGGTGCAGAAGAGGAAGAACTAATAGAGCAGGCCGGGGATATTACTGCATAA
- a CDS encoding YceD family protein — protein sequence MKSLRTYAIPFTGLKLGKHEFDYVITDAFFDEFEYSLVKKANLQCKVELEKQETMLILNFHITGDIQLTCDKCLADYPQQVDIKEQQIAKFSDEPVDEDEEVIALTKNDHEINIAGLIYEYINVAAPFIATCGNEGNTPYCDKDMLDRLTKLSAGDEQPEQQIDPRWDALKNIK from the coding sequence TTGAAATCACTGAGGACATATGCCATTCCATTTACCGGCTTAAAGCTGGGGAAACACGAGTTTGACTATGTGATCACCGATGCTTTTTTTGATGAGTTTGAATACTCGCTGGTAAAAAAGGCAAACCTGCAGTGTAAGGTGGAGTTGGAAAAACAGGAAACAATGCTGATCCTGAACTTCCATATCACCGGGGATATACAGCTGACCTGCGATAAGTGCCTGGCCGATTATCCGCAGCAGGTGGATATTAAAGAGCAGCAGATCGCTAAGTTTAGCGACGAGCCTGTTGATGAGGATGAGGAAGTTATTGCCCTGACAAAAAATGATCACGAGATCAATATTGCAGGGTTAATATATGAATATATAAACGTCGCAGCGCCATTTATAGCTACCTGCGGCAACGAGGGGAATACCCCTTACTGTGATAAGGATATGCTTGATCGTTTAACTAAACTATCGGCAGGTGATGAACAACCCGAGCAGCAGATAGACCCGCGTTGGGATGCGCTCAAAAACATTAAATAA
- a CDS encoding Imm49 family immunity protein: MDKLEHLKISYANRINNERIGLNKLSNNEDPYYIIPFFEGDNVVYALYAMYIEHDFAKARSCFYKAARIREFMTITYDRRFMDTGIYDLANAFLSDNSAIINRVCHLRNKVINETDMGYQICNAAQNILLNNFDELDLNIGRIERFLKLPRFAPLAGLKDYFKGFLQNDKDKITQGLNDLLAARKKRNIDPLISKFFSTDTAGYCKLAWLKGYEIDLQSPFVPVELMRIEPLKYYEDYDFLNATS, from the coding sequence ATGGATAAGCTTGAACATTTGAAAATCAGTTATGCCAATAGAATAAATAACGAACGTATTGGTTTAAATAAACTGTCAAATAATGAAGACCCTTATTACATTATCCCCTTTTTCGAAGGTGACAATGTAGTATATGCTTTGTATGCCATGTACATTGAGCACGATTTTGCCAAAGCAAGATCGTGCTTTTATAAGGCAGCACGCATAAGGGAATTTATGACCATAACTTATGATCGGCGATTTATGGATACCGGTATATATGACTTGGCTAATGCCTTTCTATCTGATAATTCTGCAATTATAAATCGTGTATGCCATTTAAGAAATAAAGTTATTAATGAAACGGATATGGGTTACCAGATATGTAATGCCGCTCAAAATATTCTTTTAAACAATTTTGATGAGCTGGATTTAAACATAGGCCGGATAGAACGATTTTTAAAGCTTCCTCGATTTGCGCCATTGGCTGGGTTAAAAGACTATTTTAAAGGGTTTCTGCAAAATGATAAAGACAAAATAACACAAGGTCTGAATGATTTATTGGCCGCTCGTAAAAAAAGGAACATTGACCCTTTGATAAGCAAGTTTTTTTCTACAGATACTGCCGGATATTGTAAGCTCGCATGGCTAAAAGGCTATGAAATTGATTTGCAAAGCCCGTTTGTACCCGTAGAATTAATGCGGATCGAGCCACTTAAATATTACGAAGATTATGATTTTTTAAACGCCACATCATGA